In the genome of Budorcas taxicolor isolate Tak-1 chromosome 7, Takin1.1, whole genome shotgun sequence, the window TTTGCCAGGAGCACCGCTGTGCTGAGCACCAGCCCGGTCCTATCACCCAGATCCGTGCAGGACTCCCAGCTGCACCTGGCTGTCTCTACCTAGACAAACGCAGCAGGTGCTGGATTCCATAGTTTTTCCAGCCCCCTTCCCCGCCCTGCACCACTGCTTGGGCCCATGCCTCCCGCCCTCCTAATGATTCTCAATTGTTGGGGCTGAGGGACAAGGTTGCTGGAGGTCAATGCTGGCAGcaggacagatggatggatgacagAGCTCAGAACCCTCACCCTGCGGCAGGGCATGATTCTGCTAGCAACCCCCAGCCAGCAGGGACAGGCTGAGGCAGCTGTGTGTGGAACACTTGCACCAGGCCACCCAGCATGAGTCCCCAGTACCACAGAGGTGCCAGGGGACCCTGCTCCCAGGGCCTGCATCAAAGACTCCTGGTGCATCACTACAGCAACCAGGGCCCCACCTCCCCAGGGCAAGCTGGCTATGGGCCCTGCAGGAGCTGGTCGCACCAGTCGGCTAGGCAGGGCTGAGGTCAGGCTGCCCTGGGCAGGCAGAGGGCACCGCCTCTGGGAGGCTGGGGGTCAGGTGCTCCCTCCAGGGCAGCATGGGGCACCAGGCCACAGGTTGTGTGTGCTGGCTCTGAGACTGAGCCACCTGGCTTCAGTGAGCAACCATGGGGTGAAAGGAGGCTGCCAGGACCTAGATGACAAGGGCAGTGGGCTCCAGGGGCAGGGGCGTAGACAAGACCACAGAGACCCTGTCTGAGTCAAGCCAGCAACTGTGCTGGGTACTGTGCCTGGGGAGGCCCAGCCTCTGCTAGCTGACCTCCCACAGGGGCTGTTTTGGGAACTAAGCTGTCTGACAACACCTCCAGGCCCAGAGACCCTCCCCAGAATGAAGCCAAGCTTCACAACAAGAGGtctggcccctccccacccttcaAGTGCTCCCTTAGGCATGGGGATCTCCGAGTCCTTTCACACCACCCTCACACACAACGTACCAGGCCCAGGAGAGGCCTGAGTCCTCTGCCTGACTCCTCCCTCCAGGCAGAGCCTCAGTTCCCATGGAGAGAACCTCAGGCCCTGTCCCTGCCCCTCCCAGACTGTGGCTCCCAGGAGATCACTCCAAGGAGGGCGGAGGGGCCCCATCCAGCCTCCCTGCACACCAAGGAGACAGAACTTGGGTCAGGCTTCACCCTGCAGCCCCCCACCTGGGCTTCTTCCCACAGGGTCCAGTCACCTGGGAGGAGACGCGCACCCCTGCCCCCCCTTGCAGCCTGGGCTCACCTGGTGCGCAGGGCCTGCCAGGCAGCGTCAATGTCAGCGTACAGGTTCTTCTCGGAAGGTTTGCCGGAGCTCACGCCGTAACCAGAGTAGTCGTAGGAGAAGATGTTGCAGTTGATGCGTGTGCCTAAGCCGATGTAGAAGCTGCTCATCTGGCCCAGGTCCACTGCGTTGCCGTGTGAGAAGAGAACTGTGTACCTGGTGAGGCgaggaagcacaagttagaaGGTGATGGAAGGAGGGGGCTGGCGCCCTTACAAAAGGAACAGAGGATTGGTTCTACTCACTGGGACTTAGGCCAGAATAGACAGTGAAGCCTCAGGCTCCCATCATCCAGGGGACCACCCAGTGTGAGCCCGAGAAGCCACAGTGACCTTCACATCGATGGCCCTGGGTGGCAGCTGCCTCCCCCTGGAATCATTCTTAATGGAGAGACTCTGAGAGCTTAAAGATGGTGGTTCATCTCCCCGATGCTCTGAACCTTCCTGGAGGATGAGACTGCGGGGCTCCAACCACAGGGAAGAGGGCCACATCCTGTTCACTGCGGGGCAGCTCTTCCCTCTCCACGGGAAAGGACCAGGGCCCTAATCTCTGCCCAGGGTCCCACGGGCCCTTCCAGGCAGTCTGACCAGTCTGGATCCTGGTTGACAGGCTCCTAGAATCTTCTTCCTCCAGCACCACTGggccccagctcagcccagccaAGAGGTAAAAGCCTGCCCTTTGGACCTGGCCTCCTCTGCAGGCAGAAGCAGTTGGAAGGCCCCACCTCTGTGCCACCCTGGGGCTCAGGGAGTCAGACCTGGCCCCAGTTGCCAGCCTGGTCTCAGGGCGACCACCCGAAAGCGGGTGCTGAGGCCTCACTGGGCACTCAGGGCCCAGGAAGCTGACCCAGGGCATGTGAACACTGAGACCCAAAGGCAGGAGGCTCCCAGAGAGGGCCCCCAAAAGGCTGCACGTGGAAGGACCCCAAGCAGTTTCTCAGTGGCCGTGGGCAGATCTCATCTGCTGCTCCTTGGCAAGAAGAATCTCCGGGACACCTGCCCACCCAAATAGGCTTTCACTGGCTCTGGCCCTCTGGTGGTCTCCATGCGCCACAATGAGAGGCTGAGAACAGAGCATATCTGGGGACCCCATCCCAGCTGGCCCCTCCACCATAGGGGTCGTGTCTGCGCGGCTCACCTGGCACCAGGCACACAGCGCACGTACATGCAGGAGATGCGGTTGCCCCGGCTGCTCTTGGTCAAGAAGACCTCGATGGTGTCCAGCTCGCGCTGGCTGTACTGGAAGTCAGCGCGCTCCATCAGATGGAGTTTCCAGCGCCCAGGGGTGCCAGCCAAGGCCCGCAGGTTCCCTGAGGGGGCAGCCCCGGCCCCACCAGGCCCGGACTCAGGCTCAGGCACCAGCGAGTAGGTGGGCTCCGGAGGCAGGAAGGCGAGCTTAGCGGCAATGCGGCCGGGGCAGGGCGGGCAACAGAAGAGGCAGCAAAGCTCCGTCACTGACAGGCCGTTCATGGCGGGGGCCGGGTGCCAGGGCGGGCCTCACCCggcaggggagggctgggggtgcTCGGAGACACAGGCAGGGGACAGGGCGACCCCCGGCCACTGCCCCAGACGAAAGCCCCGTTAGGAGGCCGTGGCACAGCCCCATCGCGGTCCAAGCTGAGCCCTCAGGAGCCTCGCAGCCTCGCGTGTCCGTGTGGCACAGAGGGAAAGCCTGTAGGGGGACAGCATGATGTGGGGTTCTCCTGGGGCTCCCACGGGTCCCAAGCCCTGGGCTTTCCCCTCCGCCCAATCTCCACAGCTCCACCCACTGCCCCATGGCCTGGCCTGCCCTCCCTGGGGCACCAAGGCCTCCCAAGTGACCCTAGTGGGACGCAACCAGCCCCCTGCCTGCTACCACACTTCCTCAGCCTGCAGGTGACTCTTGCCATTTAACCCCATTCATCAGTCCAGTCTCCGCCTGCAGGCTGTGCTGGGTGATCAGCACCCTGGCTACCCAACTCTCCCCAATACTGCCCCTGCCCCAGGTCCAGGGAGACCAGTACCCCCAGACCTCTGTCCACATAGCTGGCCAAGACTCTCCACCCCCTCCCATCTGCCACCCCCAGGTGACACAGCTCAGCCGAGGAAGGACCGACTGCTGACCACAGGGACCCGCGGGCATGCTCCCAGGGCCTGCGATGTCCGGAGACAGGagtccaggcagaggaaatacAACAAACAAAGGCTCTGGGAACAAAAGCAGGATACATCTCCAGGCTGGGAAGGCCCAAGGAGCCGAGACAATGGCTCTCTCCTGTGCTTGGGGCCAGGCCCCAGTGGGGGTTGGGGTCCACAGGAGCCTGGGGCACCTTCCCCTGCTCCGCCAACTTAGGGGTCTGTGGCCTCGGGGaagtcacttagcctctctgggcctcagtttacacTTCCATCAGTACAGACACCACACAGGTCACAAAGAGAGTAAATGAGATGAGGGGAGAGATGGGACAGGCAGGGCTCAGGACAGGCACAGAATGTCCTAAACGCGATCTCGAGCAGACTACAGCTGAGCTGCTAAAGCAGCTACACTCAATATGCACGGAGCTGCCAACAGAGAGGCTGGAAGAAAATACAGAGGTCTGAGAAAAACCTACTCACTTACTACGTTGTCCTTACAGCCTGGAACGAGGAAGGGACACATGTTCACAGCTCACTGTTGGCAGCAGAGCACCTGAGCCTATTCTGTTTCCCGGCCACAGCATTTGAAAATCACTGGGCCCGGGCCACAATGGATGCAGAGCAGGCTGGTGCAGTCCAAGGCCCAGAAACACACCTGCCCCCTGCAGACCTGTGATCTGAGACTAGGAGCCAAAGAAAGCTACATCTCACAGTCACTTGGATCAGGGGCACATGGAGGGgtgtgggagagggaggcagggacacAGATGGCCTCCAGGAGCCCCCGAGACTCCCAGGTGGGATACTTGTGTTACGTGCAAGTATGTTCAGAAGGGAGAGTCTATCACATTGGTTCTCAGACAAAGGCAAATTTATCCTCTGGGGACATGGGCCAACCACTGGAGAGACATCTATGGTTGTCATGACTTGGGGGGGTTACTATTGGCACTGAGTGGGTGGAACCCAGGGATGCTGCTCAACACCCCACGGTGCCCAGGACACACCCCCCAGAGTGTCAGTCAAACTGAGGCTGCTCCAACATATTCTCAGAGATTCCAGGCCCCAACAGGTTGACACTCCATTGGTGCTTTGATGGCATGGCAGGTCTGGAGTTTGGGTAGCAAGGCGAGGCTGGTTttgagagggaggcctggctgagAGCCAGTGTACAGGTAGGAGGCCCCTGGAGACCTGAGGATGAACAGGCACCCCAAGATGGACAAGGGCCCGCTGACCAAGCCAAAAACAAGGATGCCATCCTTGACACCTCCCTGCACCCTCAAGACCCGCCCATCACAGGGCTTGCTGactgcctctctccctcccaccaccacctggGGCACACACAGTCTTCTTCTTCGCTGGTTCCCCGCTACCGTTGACCACCGCCACCCTGTTCCACGCCGTTCTGCCCTCTCCAGCCAAAAGATCTTTTCACAACACAAATCTACCAGCCACTGGGCTGTTCCAGGGGTCCCACTATTTTTATGATGGAGATCAAATCCCTCACCACTGTCTGCTGTGGCCGACCTCTCCAGCCTCCCTTGCTCATCACTAACCCACTTTCCCCAGATGAACCATACTGTCCTCTCCTGCCTCAGAGTTGCAGCCCCATCAGTTCCCCTAATCGCACAGCCTGGGCTCCTTGTCCCATC includes:
- the ABHD17A gene encoding alpha/beta hydrolase domain-containing protein 17A; amino-acid sequence: MNGLSVTELCCLFCCPPCPGRIAAKLAFLPPEPTYSLVPEPESGPGGAGAAPSGNLRALAGTPGRWKLHLMERADFQYSQRELDTIEVFLTKSSRGNRISCMYVRCVPGARYTVLFSHGNAVDLGQMSSFYIGLGTRINCNIFSYDYSGYGVSSGKPSEKNLYADIDAAWQALRTRYGISPDSIVLYGQSIGTVPTVDLASRYECAAVVLHSPLTSGMRVAFPDTKKTYCFDAFPNIEKVSKITSPVLIIHGTEDEVIDFSHGLALYERCPKAVEPLWVEGAGHNDIELYSQYLERLRRFISQELPSQRA